Below is a genomic region from Streptomyces ferrugineus.
CGCGGAGACCTCGTAGTCGAAGCTGGACAGGCTCAGAGCCCCGTCCTCGGCCTTCAGCAGCAGGCCGGCGAGGACAGGCGCCGGCGGACGGGCCGGGAGGCTGCGCGCCGCCCAGGCCACTGCCTCCGCGAGTACGTCGCGTTCCACCCGGATCTTCACTGTTGCCGCCTCCTGCTGTTGCCGGCGCTTCTCGGCCTGCCTGGCTTCGTCGTCTGTCTCGGTGTCGTCGGCCCCGGTGAGGGGAAGGACACCGGGAACAGTCTGACGCACCCCACTGACAGTAGGTGCCTCTCGGGGTCAAGTCGTGACGAGGGGCAGCCGGGAGCCGGACAGCGAGTTGTGCACAGGACCCCCTTCGAAACGAATTCCCCGCTCTCTCTAGTCGGGAGTAGTAGTAGGGCCTGTGGATACCGTGGATAACCACGTTTGCCCAGCTCAGAGCGGAGATTTTGTCCACGGGCCCTGTGGGTGGCGGCGGTGGACAACTGGGTGCGGCTGTGGAGAACGGAAAGTTCTGCACACCCCATGCACAGGCTGAGGCGACTTCTCCCCAACGCCGTCCCCAGCTTTACCCACCTTTCCCACAGCCCAACCCGGCAGCTTTGTGTGACGCCTTTCACTCGACCCGGTGAGGAGGCGCGTCGCGTTGCCGAACAGTGGACAGCGATGTGGAGAAGCTGGGGATCACTGGGGACAACTGGCCCCAGCCTGTGGGTTGTCGGTGGACAACTCCGTGCACAGCCTGTGGATCTCCGCTCTGTCCACAGTCTGTGGAGATCGTTCGTCCACGAATCCACATGCCGATGACCTGGTCTGATCGTCTTTCAACAGGGACCGCTGTGGACACAGTCTGGACAACTTCCCAGTCCCCAGGGTGTGGACGGGAAAAACTCGCCGAATCTGTGGAGAGTGGCCGTAACGCGGCAGGTATTCGAACAGCCGCCGACCGCGGCATGACGAAGGGCGCCCCGGGATCTCGTCCCGGAGCGCCCTCGGCGACGTACGACCGGCTCCGCCGGTGGCTGTGTCTCAGCCGTTCTTGATGCGGTTCGTGAGCTCGGTGACCTGGTTGTAGATGGAGCGTCGCTCGGCCATCAGATTGCGGATCTTGCGGTCGGCGTGCATCACCGTGGTGTGGTCGCGGCCGCCGAACAGCGCGCCGATCTTCGGCAGGGACAGGTCCGTCAGCTCACGGCACAGGTACATGGCGATCTGCCGGGCCGTGACGAGCTGGCGGCCGCGCGAGCTGCCGCACAGGTCCTCGACCGTGAGGCCGAAGTAGTCGGCGGTCGCGCTCATGATGGCGGTCGAGGTGATCTCCGGCGTCGCGTCGTCGCCACCGGGGATCAGGTCCTTCAGGACGATCTCCGTCAGGCCCAGGTCCACCGGCTGCCGGTTGAGCGAGGCGAACGCCGTCACCCGGATCAGCGCGCCCTCCAGCTCGCGGATGTTGCGTGAGATACGGGAGGCGATGAACTCCAGCACCTCCGGCGGGGCGTTGAGCTGCTCCTGGACCGCCTTCTTGCGCAGGATCGCGATACGCGTCTCCAGCTCGGGCGGCTGGACGTCGGTGATCAGACCCCACTCGAAACGGTTCCGCAGCCGGTCCTCCAGGGTCACCAGCTGCTTGGGCGGCCGGTCGCTGGAGAGCACGATCTGCTTGTTGGCGTTGTGGAGCGTGTTGAAGGTGTGGAAGAACTCCTCCTGCGTCGACTCCTTGTCCGCCAGGAACTGGATGTCGTCGACGAGCAGGATGTCCATCTCGCGGTAGCGCTTGCGGAAGCTGTCGCCCTTGCCGTCGCGGATGGAGTTGATGAACTCGTTGGTGAACTCCTCGGAGCTCACGTACCGCACACGGGTGCCGGGATACAGGCTGCGCGCGTAGTGCCCGATCGCGTGCAGCAGGTGCGTCTTGCCGAGTCCCGACTCCCCATAGATGAAGAGGGGGTTGTAGGCCTTCGCGGGCGCTTCGGCGACGGCGACCGCGGCCGCGTGCGCGAAGCGGTTGGAGGCGCCGATGACGAACGTGTCGAAGAGGTACTTCGGGTTCAGGCGCGCGGTCGGCTCGCCGGGGCCGGGCGCCGGCGCGGGCTGCGCGGCCAGCGGGCCGGGGGCGCCGGTGGCCGGCAGGTTCGCGCCGACGGGGCCGCCGCGGTGCACATGGCCGGAGCCGACGGGCGGCTCGGGCAGCTCGCGCCGCACGCCCTGGTCGTAGTCGGCGCGCTGCTGGTCGTACTCCGGCCGCTGCTGCTCGTAGTCGGGGCGGTGTCCGTCGTAGTCGGGGCGGTGCCCGTCGTAGGACGGCCGCTCCATCGGCTGCGGGCGGTAGTCCTGAGAAGGGGAGCCGTAGGAGTCCTGTGCGTAGGAGTCCTGGGACGGCGATGCGTACGGGTCCCGCTCGGGGAAGCCGAGCCGCTGCTGCTGCCAGCCGTACTCGTCCTGTGTCGGGCGCGGCCAGCTGCCGGGGGCGGGCTCGGAGCGCTGGTACTCGCTTGGGTAGGCCGGACGCGCGGTGGGCAGCGGGTCCGCGGAGGAGCCGGACATCTGGTCGTCGGCGCGGTGGCGGCCGTAGCCCTCGTACGAGGGGAGCTCGGGCTCCTCGTAACGGGGCTGGGGCGATGGGGGGCCTCCCTGCTCGAACGACGTCGAGCGCTTGGGGGCGGAAGGCATCGGCGGGGCCGGGGGGTCGCCGGCGGAGTCGTCGACGGTGATCGCGATACGGATCGGGCGGCCGCACTCGCGGCTCAGGGTGTCGCTGACGATCGGGGCCAGACGGCCCTCCAGTACGCCCTTCGCAAATTCGTTCGGTACGGCGAGCAGGGCGGTGTCCGCGACCAGCGCGAGCGGCTGGCAACGCCGGATCCAGTGCTCGTCCTTCGCCTCGACACCCTGCCCGCGGCCCTCACCGAGAAGCTGCTCCAGTACTCGTGGCCACACTGCGGCAAGATCGGCAGGTACGTCAGCCACAGGGCACGCTCTCTCACAGGTCCCACGAACGTGTGATGGTGGGACGGGTCGGGATTCAAAGGGGGTGGAGCCGGATTCAGGGGGACAAGGGAACGAATCGGAGTTCAGTCACGGTAGTCAGGGCGGCGGGTGCGGTTCAAGTTGTTGTCCCCAGCCTGTGGATAGTGTCTCCCCGTGACCTCCGGTTTGACCGGATGGCGTAGCCGCGCGTACCGTAACCAGGTCGAGTTGTCGATGGCTGCTGCCGCCTGCCTCCGATGGGCACAGATCGCGTCAAGGTGATCGGTAAGCGGTGCACTCGGGCGTAACTGCGAGCTACTCGTGGGCGCACGGTGACAGCCAGGACGGCACCCGCAAACACCGATTTCTTTCTGGAGCCCCCGAGTGAGCAAGCGCACCTTCCAGCCGAACAACCGTCGTCGCGCGAAGACCCACGGCTTCCGGCTGCGTATGCGCACCCGTGCCGGCCGCGCGATTCTCGCGTCCCGCCGTAGCAAGGGTCGCGCCCGTCTGTCCGCCTGATCCCGATCAGGTCATGACGTCGTGCTGCCCACCGAGAACCGGCTGAGGCGGCGCGAGGACTTCGCGACCGCGGTACGACGAGGACGCCGGGCAGGACGTCAGCACCTCGTCGTCCACTTTCGTAGCGGTGCCACGGACCCGCACGCGCCTGGGGAGAGCGCTCCCCCGACGCGTGCGGGTTTCGTCGTGAGCAAGGCGGTCGGTGGCGCGGTCGTACGGAACAAGGTGAAGCGCAGGCTTCGCCATCTGATGCGCGACCGAGTCGACCGGCTGCCCCCCGGTAGCCTGGTAGTCGTACGAGCGTTGCCCGGTGCGGGTGACGCCGACCATGCACAGCTGGCCCAAGACCTGGATGCCGCTCTGCAGCGGCTGCTGGGAGGGGGCGCGCGATGAAGTACCCACTGCTGGCTCTGATCAAGCTGTACCAGTGGACGATCAGTCCGCTGCTCGGGCCGGTGTGCAAGTACTACCCGTCGTGCTCCCACTACGGGTACACGGCCATCGACCGGCACGGTGCGATCAAGGGCACGGCGCTCACCGCCTGGCGCATCCTGCGGTGCAACCCGTGGTCGCTCGGCGGTGTGGACCATGTCCCGCCACGCAAGCGGCCGCGGTGGCACGAGATGCTGCGCAACGCGTGGCGCGCACGGAAGGGCGGGCCCTCCGCCGCCGAAACGGCCACCGAGGACAATGTTCCTTCGAGCCCGGCCGCAGAGACCTCGCCCCATGCCCAAGGAGCATGATTAGTGGACACGATTGCCAGCCTCTTCAGCTTCATCACGACACCCGTCTCCTGGGTCATTGTCCAGTTCCACACGGTGTACGGCGCTCTGTTCGGCGATGACACCGGGTGGGCCTGGGGCCTGTCCATCGTGTCCCTGGTGATTCTGATCCGTATCTGCCTGATCCCGCTCTTCGTGAAGCAGATCAAGGCGACCCGGGCCATGCAGACGCTCCAGCCCGAGATGAAGAAGATCCAGGAGCGCTACAAGAACGACAAGCAGCGTCAGTCCGAAGAGATGATGAAGCTGTACAAGGAGACGGGCACCAACCCGCTCTCCTCGTGCCTTCCCATCCTGGCGCAGTCGCCGTTCTTCTTCGCCCTGTACCACGTGCTCAACAGCATCGCGAACAACGACACCGTCGGTGTGATCAACGATCGCCTGCTGGAGAGCGCGCAGCAGGCGCACATCTTCGGGGCCCCGCTGGCCGCGAAGTTCACCGACAGCTCCGCTGACGTCGCCGCACTCGATGCCTCGCTGACCACCGTCCGCATCGTCACCGCCGTCATGATCGTCCTGATGTCGGCGTCGCAGTTCTACACGCAGCGCCAGCTGATGACGAAGAACGTCGACACCACGGTGAAGACGCCGTTCATGCAGCAGCAGAAGATGCTGATGTACATCTTCCCGGTCATGTTCGCCGTCTTCGGCATCAACTTCCCGGTCGGTGTCCTCGTCTACTGGCTGACCACCAACGTGTGGACCATGGGCCAGCAGATGTACGTCATCCACAACAACCCGACCCCGGGTTCCAAGGCCCAGGCCGCGTACCTGGAGCGCCTGACCAAGCACGTCACGCACCACGGCAAGACCCGCCGCCGTGGTGAGCGCGCCATCGTCAAGGCCATCGTCGCCAAGGGCCGCGACCGCAACGAGTACGAGCGCAAGTTCATCAACGGCCTGAGCAAGGCCGGTCTCGCGGCGCAGGCCGACGGCACCGTGGTGAAGAGCGAGGGCGCCGTCGCCACCGTGGCCGAGGACGGTACGCCGACCACCGCCGCGGCCCCCAAGCGCCAGCAGCCGAAGCGGCAGTCCAAGGCCCAGCGTCAGTCCGGCGGCCCGAAGGCGGCCGGCGAGCCGACGTCGCTGCAGAAGTCCGACGAGCCCGAGGACGCCAAGCCGGGCGGTGCCAAGAAGTCCGCGCAGAAGCCCGGCAGTGGCGGCCGCAGCAAGGCCCAGTCCGGGCAGCGCAAGGGCGGTCCGCAGCGCCCCAAGTCCCCGTCCAAGAAGTAAGAAGGAGCCCATCCCGTGACGGAAGGCACCACCTCCGCCGCTGCCGAGGGTGCAGACACCCTGTCCCGCCTGGAGCAGGAGGGCGAGATCGCGGCGGACTACCTCGAGGGTCTGCTCGACATCGCCGATCTCGACGGCGACATCGATATGGACGTCGAGGCCGACCGCGCCGCTGTCTCGATCATCAGCGACGCGGGCAGCCGAGACCTGCAGAAGCTGGTCGGGCGCGACGGCGAGGTGCTGGAAGCGCTCCAGGAGCTCACGCGCCTGGCCGTGCACCGGGAGACCGGGGACCGCAGCCGGCTGATGCTGGACATCGCGGGCTACCGCGCCAAGAAGCGTGCCGAGCTGTCCGAGCTGGGCGCCAAGGCCGCCGCCGAGGTCAAGAACACCGGCGAGCCCGTGAAGCTCAAGCCGATGACGCCGTTCGAGCGCAAGGTCGTGCACGACGCGGTGAAGTCGGCGGGCCTGCGCAGCGAGTCCGAGGGCGAGGAGCCGCAGCGGTTCGTCGTCGTGCTTCCCGCCTGATCGGCCCGTACGTTCCCACCGGCCCCGTCTGTCCGCAGGCGGGGCCGAACTTTGTCAGCCTGTTAGTTCTGGTGGTTCTGGTGTCGGCGCTCCCGGCGTCGGCGAGGTACGGAAGGACGGTCCCCGTGACGGAGGCAGCGGAGCTTCCCCCTGCGCCTGAGCAGGCACGTGAGGTGTTCGGTCATCGCTACGCCGATGCGGTCCGCTACGCCGAACTGCTCGCCGAGGCGGGTGTGCAGCGCGGCCTGATCGGGCCGAGAGAGGTACCCCGTCTGTGGGAGCGACATCTGCTGAACTGCGCTGTGCTCTCAGAGGTCGTCCCCGAGGGCGTGACGGTGTGCGATGTGGGCTCGGGTGCCGGTCTGCCCGGTATCCCGCTGGCGCTGGTCCGGGAGGACCTGAAGATCACTCTGTTGGAGCCCCTGCTGCGGCGTACGAACTTCCTGACCGAGGTCGTGGAGCTGCTGGGGCTGGACCATGTGACGGTCGTCCGTGGTCGGGCCGAAGAGGTCATGGGAAAGCTGCCACCCGTGCATGTCGTGACCGCCCGTGCCGTGGCTCCGCTGGACCGGCTGGCCACCTGGGGTATCCCGCTGCTGCGCCCTTACGGAGAGATGCTGGCGCTCAAGGGGGACACCGCGGAGGAGGAGCTGAAGAGCGCGACGACGGCTCTGAGCAAGCTGGGTGCGGTGCAGACGTCGATCCTCCATGTCGGGGAGGGCGTGGTCGATCCGATGTCCACGGTCGTGCGCGTCGAGGTCGGGGAGAGCCCGGGCGGTGTGCGTTTCGCTGCGAAGCGGGCGAAGGCGGCCAGGACCGGTCGGGCACGTCGGCGACGCTGACCCACCGGGACGGGGCCGGCGTCGACGCTGATCCGTCCTGACGACGAGACGTACTCCACACAAGCTGGCAAACCTACCCATGCCGGAGTGTCGCGACAGTTCGGCCACGGCTGCTGTGCATCGTGTTTCACGTGAAACGTCGCTCACTGTTGCACGGCATCATCAGTCGTGGCCGCGCTGCGGCCGAACCGCGCGACCGCAAGCCCCTTGGATCCCTCGGAGAGGGTGCCTCTGATGACTCTCCGTCCTCCTGGAGGGGCACGGAGTTTTCCACAGAGGTGGATTTCTCCACAGAACAACAGGCCTCACTGGTTCACGACCCCGAAGGCATGGGAGGCTCTGTTCATTGCGAGCCTGAAGTCGAGGAGAGTGAATCCTTGCGGTCCGACGCCAACATCGCGGGACCGATGACCGATCCGGTCCCCGGTCCCCGTACCGAGTCGATGGGGGAGGATGTTTCACGTGAAACACCGCCCCCGATGGACGACACTCCCATCGGTCGTGCTGCCCAACTGGCGGTGGAGGCTCTAGGCCGCGCCGGCGAGGGCCTGCCACGGCCCGAGCAGACCCGTGTCATGGTGGTCGCCAACCAGAAGGGGGGCGTGGGCAAGACGACAACGACGGTCAACCTTGCCGCGTCGCTTGCCCTGCATGGCGGCCGCGTGCTGGTCGTCGACCTTGACCCGCAGGGCAACGCGTCCACTGCCCTGGGGATCGACCACCACGCCGAAGTCCCTTCCATCTATGACGTGTTGGTCGAGAGCAAGCCGCTCGCCGAAGTCGTCCAGCCGGTGCCCGATGTCGAAGGCCTTTTCTGTGCCCCCGCCACGATCGATCTCGCCGGTGCGGAGATCGAGCTTGTGTCGCTGGTCGCACGCGAAAGCCGGCTGCAGCGGGCGATCCAGGCCTACGAGCAGCCGCTGGACTACGTGCTCATCGACTGCCCTCCCTCGCTCGGCCTACTGACGGTCAACGCTCTCGTGGCCGGGCAGGAGGTCCTGATCCCGATCCAGTGCGAGTACTACGCGCTGGAGGGCCTGGGGCAGCTGCTCCGCAACGTCGACCTGGTGCGGGGGCACCTCAACCCCGCCCTGCATGTCTCGACGATCCTGCTCACCATGTACGACGGCCGGACACGGCTCGCGTCTCAGGTCGCGGACGAGGTGCGCAACCACTTCGGTGACGAGGTGCTGCGGACGAGCATTCCCCGCTCGGTCCGTATCTCCGAGGCGCCGAGCTATGGGCAGACGGTGCTGACATACGATCCCGGATCGAGCGGTGCCCTCTCCTACCTTGAGGCGGCACGAGAAATCGCGCTGAAGGGCGTCGGTGTCAGTTACGACCCGACCAATGCCCACTTCGGCGCACAGAACCCGAGCATGGTGGAGGGGATGCAGT
It encodes:
- the dnaA gene encoding chromosomal replication initiator protein DnaA, yielding MADVPADLAAVWPRVLEQLLGEGRGQGVEAKDEHWIRRCQPLALVADTALLAVPNEFAKGVLEGRLAPIVSDTLSRECGRPIRIAITVDDSAGDPPAPPMPSAPKRSTSFEQGGPPSPQPRYEEPELPSYEGYGRHRADDQMSGSSADPLPTARPAYPSEYQRSEPAPGSWPRPTQDEYGWQQQRLGFPERDPYASPSQDSYAQDSYGSPSQDYRPQPMERPSYDGHRPDYDGHRPDYEQQRPEYDQQRADYDQGVRRELPEPPVGSGHVHRGGPVGANLPATGAPGPLAAQPAPAPGPGEPTARLNPKYLFDTFVIGASNRFAHAAAVAVAEAPAKAYNPLFIYGESGLGKTHLLHAIGHYARSLYPGTRVRYVSSEEFTNEFINSIRDGKGDSFRKRYREMDILLVDDIQFLADKESTQEEFFHTFNTLHNANKQIVLSSDRPPKQLVTLEDRLRNRFEWGLITDVQPPELETRIAILRKKAVQEQLNAPPEVLEFIASRISRNIRELEGALIRVTAFASLNRQPVDLGLTEIVLKDLIPGGDDATPEITSTAIMSATADYFGLTVEDLCGSSRGRQLVTARQIAMYLCRELTDLSLPKIGALFGGRDHTTVMHADRKIRNLMAERRSIYNQVTELTNRIKNG
- the rpmH gene encoding 50S ribosomal protein L34; the protein is MSKRTFQPNNRRRAKTHGFRLRMRTRAGRAILASRRSKGRARLSA
- the rnpA gene encoding ribonuclease P protein component, whose protein sequence is MLPTENRLRRREDFATAVRRGRRAGRQHLVVHFRSGATDPHAPGESAPPTRAGFVVSKAVGGAVVRNKVKRRLRHLMRDRVDRLPPGSLVVVRALPGAGDADHAQLAQDLDAALQRLLGGGAR
- the yidD gene encoding membrane protein insertion efficiency factor YidD produces the protein MKYPLLALIKLYQWTISPLLGPVCKYYPSCSHYGYTAIDRHGAIKGTALTAWRILRCNPWSLGGVDHVPPRKRPRWHEMLRNAWRARKGGPSAAETATEDNVPSSPAAETSPHAQGA
- the yidC gene encoding membrane protein insertase YidC, whose translation is MDTIASLFSFITTPVSWVIVQFHTVYGALFGDDTGWAWGLSIVSLVILIRICLIPLFVKQIKATRAMQTLQPEMKKIQERYKNDKQRQSEEMMKLYKETGTNPLSSCLPILAQSPFFFALYHVLNSIANNDTVGVINDRLLESAQQAHIFGAPLAAKFTDSSADVAALDASLTTVRIVTAVMIVLMSASQFYTQRQLMTKNVDTTVKTPFMQQQKMLMYIFPVMFAVFGINFPVGVLVYWLTTNVWTMGQQMYVIHNNPTPGSKAQAAYLERLTKHVTHHGKTRRRGERAIVKAIVAKGRDRNEYERKFINGLSKAGLAAQADGTVVKSEGAVATVAEDGTPTTAAAPKRQQPKRQSKAQRQSGGPKAAGEPTSLQKSDEPEDAKPGGAKKSAQKPGSGGRSKAQSGQRKGGPQRPKSPSKK
- a CDS encoding Jag family protein; protein product: MTEGTTSAAAEGADTLSRLEQEGEIAADYLEGLLDIADLDGDIDMDVEADRAAVSIISDAGSRDLQKLVGRDGEVLEALQELTRLAVHRETGDRSRLMLDIAGYRAKKRAELSELGAKAAAEVKNTGEPVKLKPMTPFERKVVHDAVKSAGLRSESEGEEPQRFVVVLPA
- the rsmG gene encoding 16S rRNA (guanine(527)-N(7))-methyltransferase RsmG; its protein translation is MTEAAELPPAPEQAREVFGHRYADAVRYAELLAEAGVQRGLIGPREVPRLWERHLLNCAVLSEVVPEGVTVCDVGSGAGLPGIPLALVREDLKITLLEPLLRRTNFLTEVVELLGLDHVTVVRGRAEEVMGKLPPVHVVTARAVAPLDRLATWGIPLLRPYGEMLALKGDTAEEELKSATTALSKLGAVQTSILHVGEGVVDPMSTVVRVEVGESPGGVRFAAKRAKAARTGRARRRR
- a CDS encoding ParA family protein — encoded protein: MGGSVHCEPEVEESESLRSDANIAGPMTDPVPGPRTESMGEDVSRETPPPMDDTPIGRAAQLAVEALGRAGEGLPRPEQTRVMVVANQKGGVGKTTTTVNLAASLALHGGRVLVVDLDPQGNASTALGIDHHAEVPSIYDVLVESKPLAEVVQPVPDVEGLFCAPATIDLAGAEIELVSLVARESRLQRAIQAYEQPLDYVLIDCPPSLGLLTVNALVAGQEVLIPIQCEYYALEGLGQLLRNVDLVRGHLNPALHVSTILLTMYDGRTRLASQVADEVRNHFGDEVLRTSIPRSVRISEAPSYGQTVLTYDPGSSGALSYLEAAREIALKGVGVSYDPTNAHFGAQNPSMVEGMQ